In the Malania oleifera isolate guangnan ecotype guangnan chromosome 1, ASM2987363v1, whole genome shotgun sequence genome, one interval contains:
- the LOC131160402 gene encoding auxin-responsive protein SAUR22-like has protein sequence MSDDDAAYMGKQKKKKKMEYYTKKLAKMVGMNKVLGGDDAVDYLDHRRDADALHRHLLLEYCLVGPTTAAAAASPSGCGGGGTTPPGFVAIYVGEERRRFVVPTGHLSHPLFRMLLEKAGDEFGFAQKSGLVVPCTVSAFRDVVAAVQSCRGNFDLGKLMEEELV, from the coding sequence ATGAGTGATGATGATGCGGCGTATATGgggaagcagaagaagaagaagaagatggaataTTACACGAAGAAACTCGCGAAGATGGTGGGGATGAATAAGGTCCTCGGCGGCGATGACGCCGTCGATTATCTTGATCATCGTCGTGATGCGGATGCTTTGCACCGGCATCTGCTGCTGGAATACTGTTTGGTTGGGCCGACgacggcggcggcggcggcgtcTCCTTCGGGCTGCGGCGGCGGTGGCACCACGCCGCCTGGATTTGTGGCGATATATGTGGGGGAGGAGCGGCGGCGATTCGTGGTGCCGACGGGGCATCTGTCTCACCCGCTATTCAGGATGCTGCTGGAGAAGGCGGGCGACGAGTTTGGGTTCGCGCAGAAGAGTGGGCTGGTGGTTCCCTGCACCGTCTCCGCGTTCCGGGACGTGGTCGCCGCCGTGCAAAGCTGCCGCGGCAACTTTGACCTTGGTAAATTAAtggaggaagagttagtttga